From a single Planctellipticum variicoloris genomic region:
- a CDS encoding alkene reductase, with amino-acid sequence MNDNDTLFRPLQVGALELPHRIVMAPLTRARATDRVPNALMAEYYRQRAGAALIVSEATAISAQGYGWHGAPAIYTDEQVAGWRRVTDEVHEAGGRMFLQLWHMGRISHPDYHDGGLPVAPSPIAATGEAHTPTGKKPFVVPHALTRSEIAAIVEDYAAATRRARDAGFDGVEIHGANSYLIDQFLRDASNRRDDEYGGSIENRLRFLREVVEAVTAAWSADRTGLRLSPTMNGNGMSDSNAVELYSQAARMLNEFGLAYLHTAEAIRPGRLFNPDAPRVTPHIREAYRGVLFTNGGYDKQTAAEAIREGAADAIVFGQKFIANPDLPERLRTDAPLNEPEVATYYAPGSTGYTDYPALSAR; translated from the coding sequence ATGAATGACAACGACACACTCTTTCGGCCGCTGCAGGTCGGTGCACTGGAGCTTCCGCACCGGATCGTGATGGCGCCGCTGACCCGCGCCCGCGCCACCGATCGTGTGCCGAACGCCTTGATGGCGGAATACTATCGCCAGCGGGCCGGGGCGGCTCTGATCGTCTCCGAAGCGACCGCAATCAGCGCCCAGGGATATGGCTGGCATGGCGCTCCCGCGATTTACACCGACGAGCAGGTTGCGGGATGGCGCCGAGTGACCGATGAGGTTCATGAGGCTGGCGGACGGATGTTTCTCCAACTGTGGCATATGGGGCGCATTTCCCATCCCGACTATCACGATGGCGGGCTCCCCGTCGCTCCCAGTCCGATCGCTGCGACGGGCGAAGCCCACACGCCGACCGGGAAGAAGCCGTTTGTCGTTCCGCATGCACTCACCCGTTCGGAGATCGCCGCGATTGTCGAGGACTATGCCGCCGCGACTCGGCGGGCTCGCGACGCGGGCTTCGACGGCGTGGAGATTCACGGCGCCAACAGCTACCTGATCGACCAGTTTCTGCGGGATGCATCGAATCGGCGCGACGACGAGTACGGCGGGTCGATCGAGAACCGGCTGCGTTTTCTCCGCGAAGTGGTCGAGGCGGTGACGGCCGCCTGGTCGGCGGATCGGACCGGGTTGCGGCTGAGTCCGACGATGAATGGCAACGGCATGAGCGACAGCAATGCGGTTGAACTGTATTCGCAGGCCGCCAGGATGCTGAATGAGTTCGGTCTGGCCTACCTGCACACGGCCGAAGCAATCCGGCCGGGGCGGCTGTTCAATCCGGATGCCCCGCGCGTGACGCCGCACATCCGCGAAGCCTATCGGGGAGTGCTATTCACCAACGGAGGATACGACAAGCAGACCGCGGCGGAAGCGATCCGCGAAGGGGCGGCGGACGCGATCGTCTTCGGTCAGAAGTTCATCGCGAACCCGGACCTGCCCGAGCGCTTGCGGACCGATGCTCCGCTGAATGAACCGGAAGTGGCGACGTATTACGCGCCGGGATCGACGGGCTACACCGACTATCCCGCGCTGTCGGCCAGGTGA
- a CDS encoding MarR family winged helix-turn-helix transcriptional regulator, whose translation MVGKLEYELKKKQAFDSVQQSAVVGLLRTNDLFQYRFGHLFREYGLTQPQYNVLRILRGEGKALPCLEIADRLITMVPAITGLIDKLEKRLLVARERCTKDRRIWYVSLTDEGRKLLQEMDGPVMELHQSLCRGLSGEECQQLVELMEKARAPHLPASPKGGAD comes from the coding sequence GTGGTCGGAAAACTTGAGTACGAGCTGAAAAAGAAGCAGGCCTTTGATTCCGTGCAGCAATCGGCCGTAGTCGGGCTGCTGCGGACGAACGATCTGTTTCAGTACCGGTTCGGGCATCTCTTTCGCGAATACGGACTGACCCAGCCCCAGTACAACGTGCTGCGGATTCTCCGCGGCGAGGGGAAGGCGCTGCCGTGCCTGGAGATCGCGGACCGGCTGATCACCATGGTTCCGGCGATTACGGGGCTGATCGACAAGCTGGAGAAGCGGTTGCTGGTGGCTCGCGAGCGGTGCACCAAAGACCGGCGGATCTGGTACGTGTCGCTGACCGACGAGGGGCGCAAGCTGCTGCAGGAGATGGACGGCCCGGTCATGGAGCTCCACCAGAGCCTGTGCCGCGGTTTGAGCGGAGAGGAATGCCAGCAGCTTGTGGAGCTGATGGAGAAGGCGCGGGCTCCGCATCTGCCTGCGTCCCCAAAGGGCGGGGCGGACTGA
- a CDS encoding RNA polymerase sigma factor, whose product MDPADEPLMLRVQAGDEPAFEILVRRYQAPLLRVARSKLGPCAAAEDVVQECFLAVYAGRASFKPQFAFRTWLWTILLNLCKRHYARAQRRAMESLLTSDGDCRAEPQTDQTGFDAAIQSEESARLDAALIQLPEVQADAIRLRFHAELTFDEIAATMQCSVSGAKQRVRHGLEALARHLQPVEDRQP is encoded by the coding sequence ATGGACCCCGCCGACGAGCCGCTGATGCTCCGCGTGCAGGCCGGTGACGAACCGGCTTTCGAGATCCTCGTCCGCAGATACCAGGCCCCCCTCCTCCGCGTCGCCCGCAGCAAGCTCGGACCGTGCGCGGCCGCGGAAGACGTCGTGCAGGAATGCTTCCTCGCCGTCTACGCCGGACGGGCCAGCTTCAAGCCGCAGTTTGCCTTCCGGACTTGGCTCTGGACGATCCTGCTGAATCTCTGCAAGCGGCACTACGCCCGGGCGCAGCGACGGGCGATGGAATCGCTTCTCACTTCCGACGGCGACTGCCGGGCGGAACCGCAGACCGACCAGACCGGCTTCGATGCCGCGATCCAGTCCGAAGAGTCGGCGCGGCTCGACGCCGCTCTCATTCAACTCCCGGAAGTCCAGGCAGACGCGATCCGGCTCCGCTTTCACGCCGAACTGACCTTTGACGAAATCGCCGCGACCATGCAGTGCAGCGTCAGCGGCGCCAAGCAACGCGTGCGACACGGCCTTGAGGCCCTCGCCCGCCACCTGCAGCCTGTGGAGGATCGCCAGCCATGA
- the fabD gene encoding ACP S-malonyltransferase, with translation MSQIAFLFPGQGAQHVGMGKTIAERFPAARRLYDQAREILGYDLADLCFNGPAERLDATVISQPALFVSSLAALELLREQNPAAIEGCSHAAGLSLGEYTALVFAGAMTFEDGLRVVKRRGEAMQAAADANPSGMVSALLLDREKVEQVREGASVAGQIWIANYLCPGNTVLSGEKPACAKAVEVIEQIGGKPIPLTVAGAFHTPLMQSACSALDEALRGVTIQPPRIPVVSNVDARSHSDPEEIRQLLVRQVVQPVLWEDSVRALLAAGATQFFEVGPGKVLKGLMKRIDRKLDCQSINDTP, from the coding sequence ATGAGCCAGATCGCGTTTCTGTTTCCCGGGCAGGGCGCCCAGCATGTGGGCATGGGGAAGACGATCGCCGAGCGGTTTCCGGCGGCTCGCAGGCTGTACGATCAGGCTCGCGAGATCCTGGGTTACGACCTGGCTGACCTGTGCTTCAACGGCCCGGCCGAACGGCTGGACGCCACCGTGATCAGCCAGCCGGCGCTGTTCGTCAGCAGCCTGGCGGCCCTGGAACTGCTCCGCGAGCAGAATCCCGCCGCCATTGAGGGCTGCAGCCATGCGGCCGGCTTGAGCCTGGGCGAGTACACCGCGCTGGTCTTTGCGGGAGCGATGACCTTCGAAGACGGCCTGCGGGTCGTGAAGCGTCGCGGCGAGGCGATGCAGGCGGCGGCGGACGCGAATCCGTCGGGCATGGTCAGCGCCCTGCTGCTGGATCGTGAGAAGGTCGAGCAGGTCCGCGAGGGGGCGTCGGTCGCAGGGCAGATCTGGATCGCGAATTACCTCTGTCCGGGCAATACGGTGCTTTCGGGCGAGAAGCCGGCCTGCGCGAAGGCGGTCGAGGTGATCGAGCAGATCGGCGGCAAGCCGATTCCATTGACGGTCGCCGGGGCGTTTCATACGCCGCTGATGCAATCGGCCTGCTCCGCGCTCGACGAGGCGCTGCGGGGCGTGACGATTCAGCCGCCGCGGATTCCGGTGGTCTCGAACGTCGACGCCCGGTCGCATTCGGATCCGGAAGAGATCCGCCAGCTCCTCGTGCGGCAGGTGGTGCAGCCGGTCCTCTGGGAGGATTCGGTCCGGGCGCTGCTGGCGGCGGGTGCGACGCAATTCTTCGAAGTCGGCCCCGGCAAAGTCCTGAAGGGCCTGATGAAGCGGATCGACCGCAAGCTCGACTGCCAGTCGATCAATGATACGCCGTGA
- the plsX gene encoding phosphate acyltransferase PlsX produces MRIALDAMGGDVFPEPNIEGAIAALQENPDLEVVLVGDQPQLDAALTRLGDAGGRLKIHPADGWIGMEEKPTEALRKKPNCSITACWKLMAGKQVDAVVSAGHTGAVVAAGLTTRLFLKGVKRPGIAVALPTMQGRAVLMDVGANPAARPEHLFQYGVMGSIYARETLGIATPRVGLMNIGTEDGKGVDLVRDAHLMFARSRFVDRYVGNVEGRDLYQGATEVVVCEGFVGNVILKVSEGIVDMLTKAMAGELMGTLQQEKPLAMQAFKNLDKRFQYHESGGAPLLGVDGICIICHGASNSRSIASALRVATGMKDRRLNEKIIEELAAEAANGNVA; encoded by the coding sequence ATGCGGATAGCACTGGATGCGATGGGTGGGGACGTGTTCCCCGAGCCCAACATCGAAGGAGCGATCGCCGCACTGCAGGAGAACCCCGATCTGGAGGTCGTGCTGGTCGGAGATCAGCCGCAGCTCGACGCTGCGCTGACCCGGCTCGGTGATGCAGGCGGTCGGTTGAAAATCCATCCGGCGGACGGCTGGATCGGCATGGAAGAGAAGCCGACCGAGGCGCTGCGGAAGAAGCCGAACTGCTCGATCACCGCCTGCTGGAAGTTGATGGCGGGCAAGCAGGTCGACGCCGTCGTGAGTGCCGGGCATACCGGCGCGGTCGTGGCGGCGGGATTGACGACGCGGCTGTTTCTGAAAGGGGTGAAGCGCCCGGGGATCGCCGTGGCGCTGCCGACCATGCAGGGACGTGCGGTGCTGATGGACGTGGGGGCCAATCCGGCGGCCCGTCCCGAGCACCTGTTTCAGTACGGCGTGATGGGCTCGATTTACGCCCGCGAAACTCTTGGGATCGCCACTCCCCGCGTCGGCCTGATGAATATCGGGACCGAGGACGGTAAGGGGGTGGATCTGGTCCGCGACGCCCACCTGATGTTCGCCCGCAGCCGGTTTGTAGACCGCTACGTGGGCAACGTCGAAGGGCGGGACCTGTACCAGGGGGCGACCGAGGTCGTCGTCTGCGAGGGCTTCGTCGGGAACGTGATTCTGAAGGTCAGCGAAGGCATCGTCGACATGCTGACGAAGGCCATGGCCGGCGAGCTGATGGGGACGCTGCAGCAGGAAAAGCCGCTGGCGATGCAGGCCTTCAAGAACCTCGACAAGCGGTTCCAGTACCACGAATCCGGCGGCGCGCCGCTGCTGGGTGTCGACGGGATCTGCATCATCTGTCACGGCGCCAGCAACAGCCGTTCGATCGCCAGTGCGCTCCGCGTGGCGACCGGGATGAAAGATCGCCGGCTGAACGAAAAGATCATCGAAGAACTGGCGGCGGAAGCGGCCAACGGCAACGTCGCCTGA
- the rpmF gene encoding 50S ribosomal protein L32, translated as MAVPDRRQSKSRSRKRRSHDAIKPPQLQHCPQCQTMIKSHVVCPTCGSYQGRALVSVEE; from the coding sequence ATGGCTGTCCCGGATCGCCGTCAATCGAAGTCTCGCTCCCGGAAACGCCGGAGCCACGATGCTATCAAGCCGCCGCAACTGCAGCACTGCCCGCAGTGCCAGACGATGATCAAGAGCCACGTGGTCTGCCCGACCTGCGGTTCCTATCAGGGACGCGCGCTGGTTTCGGTCGAGGAATAA
- a CDS encoding Crp/Fnr family transcriptional regulator: MTDDGLTATLQMCQLFHGLTVEERKQIEELMTIEHHPAGAEIIHEGGDSQSLWLIVRGVCKVARCNHLGQCKHLATLEAGSLFGEMSFLHSAPHSASVRTEAAVVLWRLTRERFERLHTHQPRIAYVVLSNLVTILSQRLRKMDDWVCTIMEHNAEPVRHREEWTEFRSRLFGDWNLM; the protein is encoded by the coding sequence ATGACGGACGACGGACTGACGGCGACGCTGCAGATGTGCCAGCTTTTTCATGGCCTGACCGTTGAAGAGCGGAAGCAGATCGAAGAGCTGATGACGATCGAGCACCACCCCGCTGGGGCCGAGATCATCCATGAAGGGGGCGATTCGCAGTCGTTGTGGCTGATCGTCCGCGGGGTCTGCAAGGTCGCCCGCTGCAACCATCTGGGACAGTGCAAGCATCTGGCGACGCTGGAGGCGGGGAGCCTCTTCGGGGAGATGTCGTTCCTGCACTCCGCGCCGCACTCGGCGTCCGTGAGAACCGAGGCGGCGGTGGTGCTGTGGCGGCTGACGCGGGAGCGCTTCGAGCGGCTCCACACGCATCAGCCGCGGATTGCGTATGTCGTGCTGTCGAACCTGGTGACCATCCTGTCCCAGCGGCTGCGGAAGATGGACGACTGGGTCTGCACGATCATGGAGCACAACGCGGAGCCGGTCCGGCATCGCGAAGAGTGGACGGAGTTCCGGTCCCGTCTGTTCGGGGACTGGAATCTGATGTAA
- a CDS encoding Glu/Leu/Phe/Val family dehydrogenase → MADSFNNACHYFESAADLLGLSANMRRLLQVPEREVKVQVALELDNGEIATYIGYRVQHDSSRGPMKGGLRYHPEVDAEEVLTLASLMTWKTAVVNLPYGGAKGGISVDPKQLSPGELERITRKFVDEIHDMVGPDKDIPAPDMGTNAQVMAWFANQYEKFYGFQPACVTGKPVELHGSEGREEATGRGVVLCAEAMMKKFGRDLQGVKVALQGFGNVGTFTASILHEKGAKVVAVSDVSGGILNPEGLDIPRLLEYARSNKGVKDFSGTDAIDNAALLAADVDILIPAALGGVLTAENADAVRAKYIVEAANNPTEAEADDVFRRKGIVVVPDILANAGGVTVSYFEWVQNRQHFRWDVNRVRDELGKVMLDGFDRVWTLAEEKKVSLRTAAYILGIGRVGRATVLGGI, encoded by the coding sequence ATGGCTGATTCTTTCAACAATGCCTGCCACTATTTCGAGTCGGCGGCCGATCTGCTGGGGCTGTCTGCCAACATGCGGCGGCTGCTGCAGGTTCCCGAGCGGGAGGTGAAGGTTCAGGTCGCTCTGGAACTGGACAACGGCGAGATCGCCACCTATATCGGCTACCGGGTTCAGCACGACAGTTCCCGCGGTCCGATGAAGGGAGGGCTGCGGTATCACCCCGAGGTCGACGCCGAAGAGGTGCTGACGCTGGCCTCGCTGATGACCTGGAAGACGGCGGTCGTCAATCTGCCGTATGGCGGCGCGAAGGGGGGGATTTCGGTCGATCCCAAGCAGCTCAGCCCGGGCGAGCTCGAACGGATCACCCGCAAGTTCGTCGACGAGATTCACGACATGGTCGGACCGGATAAGGATATTCCGGCGCCAGACATGGGGACTAACGCCCAGGTGATGGCGTGGTTCGCCAACCAGTACGAGAAATTCTACGGTTTTCAGCCGGCGTGCGTCACGGGGAAACCGGTCGAGCTGCACGGCTCTGAAGGCCGCGAAGAAGCGACCGGTCGCGGCGTGGTGCTGTGCGCAGAGGCGATGATGAAGAAGTTCGGGCGCGATCTGCAGGGGGTGAAAGTGGCCCTGCAAGGTTTCGGCAATGTGGGAACGTTTACCGCCAGCATTCTGCACGAGAAAGGGGCGAAGGTAGTCGCGGTTTCGGACGTGTCCGGAGGGATTCTCAATCCCGAGGGGCTCGACATTCCCAGGTTGCTGGAGTATGCGCGAAGTAATAAGGGCGTCAAGGACTTTTCGGGAACGGACGCGATCGACAATGCGGCCTTGCTGGCCGCGGACGTCGATATCCTGATCCCCGCGGCGCTGGGGGGCGTGCTGACGGCGGAGAACGCCGACGCGGTCCGTGCGAAGTACATCGTGGAAGCGGCCAACAATCCGACGGAAGCCGAAGCGGACGATGTGTTCCGCCGTAAGGGGATCGTTGTGGTCCCCGACATCCTGGCGAATGCGGGGGGGGTGACGGTCAGCTATTTTGAATGGGTCCAGAACCGGCAGCACTTCCGCTGGGACGTCAATCGGGTGCGGGACGAGCTGGGGAAGGTCATGCTCGACGGCTTCGACCGCGTCTGGACGCTGGCTGAGGAAAAGAAAGTTTCGTTGCGGACGGCTGCGTATATTCTGGGGATTGGCCGGGTCGGTCGGGCGACCGTGCTGGGAGGGATCTGA